The following coding sequences lie in one Benincasa hispida cultivar B227 chromosome 6, ASM972705v1, whole genome shotgun sequence genomic window:
- the LOC120080600 gene encoding auxin response factor 19-like — MKTPANGAAGAAAVPNSNEGGLEKKIINPELWQACAGPLVNLPPAGYHVVYFPQGHSEQVAASLRKDVDGQVPNYPNLPSKLLCLLHNVTLHADPETDEVYAQMTLLPVPSFDKDALLRSDLALKSNKPQPEFFCKTLTASDTSTHGGFSVPRRAAEKIFPPLDFSMQPPAQELVAKDLHDNVWTFRHIYRGQPKRHLLTTGWSLFVSGKRLLAGDSVLFIRDEKQQLLLGIRRANRQPTNLSSSVLSSDSMHIGILAAAAHAAANNSPFTVFYNPRASPSEFVIPLAKYYKAVSANQISLGMRFRMMFETEESGTRRYMGTITGISDLDPVRWKGSQWRNLQVGWDESTGGERRNRVSIWEIEPVIAPFFICPPPFLRSKRPRQPGMPDDDSSDLDGIFKRTMFGDDFCMKDQGYPGLNLVQWMNMQNPSLSNSMQPNYMHSFSGSMVPNLGGVDISRQLGLSNAQIPQSNNIQFNAQRLLSQAQQLDQLPKLPSSMNSLGSVVQAPQQLDDMSQQTRQNLINQNAVSSQIQAQIMQQPHTNGILQQQTALQNQQLQRTVPQNLQMQQHQQILGQNQQQNMNQSPVPEQLNHQLQMSDNQVQIQMLQKFQQQQQQSILAQQSALQPAQLAQLPEQQRQSVDASQSFSRSMSSNQILDIPQSTPATGPPSNALPQQAANCNGQTNNRFSNQHLQPKLPQLQQPPSSTVLSDMSRPMGLPPTQTNNQLSAATSSLVTGAAGAGQSGITDDIPSCSTSPSTNNCPSLVQPVANGRVHRTTGLVEDVAQSAATIFSSNTLDTMSPNANLIHKDLPQKTAVKPSLNISKNQSNGMFAQQTFLSGVVAQTDFLDTSSSTTSACLSQNDAQLQQNNMMSFNSQPMLFKDSTHDLEVPTDLHNIPYGNHVDGQMVAQLNSDPLLDKGIGGLGKDFSNNFSSGAMLTTYDAQKDPQQEISSSIVSQSFGIPDMTFNSMDSTINDNAFLNRNQWAPPPPFQRMRTYTKVYKRGAVGRSIDITRYSGYDELKQDLARRFGIEGQLEDRQKIGWKLVYVDHENDVLLVGDDPWEDFVNCVRSIKILSPQEVQQMSLDGDFGNGVLPNQACSSSDGGNA, encoded by the exons ATGAAGACGCCGGCGAACGGTGCCGCCGGTGCCGCCGCCGTGCCTAATTCCAACGAAG GTGGATTGGAGAAGAAGATCATAAATCCAGAGTTATGGCAAGCGTGCGCCGGTCCACTGGTGAACCTACCGCCGGCCGGTTACCACGTGGTGTATTTTCCTCAAGGACACAGCGAACAG GTAGCAGCATCTTTGAGGAAAGATGTGGATGGCCAAGTCCCAAACTACCCAAATCTTCCTTCCAAGTTACTATGTTTGCTTCATAATGTAACATTACAT GCTGACCCGGAGACAGATGAAGTATATGCTCAAATGACACTACTACCAGTTCCTTCT TTTGACAAGGATGCATTGTTGAGATCAGATCTAGCTCTCAAGTCTAATAAGCCTCAACCAGAGTTTTTCTGTAAAACATTGACTGCAAGTGACACAAGTACTCATGGTGGGTTCTCCGTGCCGCGCCGTGCTGCAGAGAAGATCTTCCCCCCTCTT GATTTCTCAATGCAACCCCCTGCACAAGAGCTTGTTGCTAAAGATTTGCATGATAACGTGTGGACTTTCCGTCACATATATCGAG GACAACCAAAACGCCATTTGCTGACAACGGGTTGGAGCTTATTTGTTAGTGGAAAGAGACTTCTTGCTGGCGATTCAGTTTTGTTCATAAG AGATGAAAAACAACAGCTTCTATTGGGCATTAGGCGAGCAAACAGGCAACCTACAAACTTATCATCATCAGTGTTGTCAAGTGACAGTATGCATATTGGTATTCTTGCAGCTGCTGCCCATGCTGCTGCAAACAATAGCCCTTTCACTGTCTTCTACAACCCGAG GGCAAGTCCTTCAGAGTTTGTCATTCCTCTTGCCAAATATTACAAGGCAGTGTCTGCAAACCAAATATCACTCGGAATGCGCTTCAGAATGATGTTCGAGACTGAAGAGTCTGGAACTAGAAG GTATATGGGCACTATTACTGGTATAAGTGATCTTGATCCTGTCCGATGGAAGGGCTCACAATGGCGTAATCTACAG GTTGGGTGGGATGAGTCGACTGGAGGAGAAAGACGAAATCGAGTCTCCATATGGGAGATTGAGCCCGTTATTGCTCCATTTTTCATTTGCCCCCCTCCTTTTTTGAGATCAAAACGTCCGAGGCAACCAGGAATGCCAG ACGATGACTCCTCCGATTTGGATGGCATATTTAAAAGAACAATGTTTGGTGATGATTTTTGCATGAAAGATCAGGGATATCCCGGCTTAAACTTAGTCCAATGGATGAATATGCAAAACCCTTCACTTTCTAATTCAATGCAGCCAAATTACATGCATTCGTTTTCCGGGTCTATGGTTCCAAACCTTGGTGGTGTCGATATTTCTCGGCAACTTGGTTTGTCAAATGCGCAAATTCCTCAATCAAACAATATACAGTTCAATGCACAAAGGCTACTTTCTCAGGCTCAACAGTTAGATCAGCTACCTAAGCTACCGTCAAGTATGAACTCGTTGGGGTCTGTGGTGCAGGCACCGCAGCAGTTGGATGATATGTCTCAGCAGACTCGACAGAATTTGATTAACCAAAATGCAGTCTCGAGTCAGATTCAGGCTCAAATAATGCAGCAGCCTCACACTAATGGGATCCTACAGCAGCAAACTGCTTTGCAAAACCAGCAGCTGCAGAGGACTGTCCCTCAGAATCTGCAAATGCAGCAACATCAGCAAATTTTAGGTCAGAATCAACAACAGAATATGAATCAGTCCCCGGTCCCAGAGCAGTTAAATCATCAGTTGCAAATGTCGGATAATCAGGTTCAAATACAGATGTTACAGAAGTttcagcagcagcagcagcaatCGATTTTGGCTCAGCAGTCTGCACTTCAGCCTGCTCAACTCGCCCAACTACCGGAGCAGCAGAGACAGTCGGTAGATGCATCCCAAAGCTTTTCCAGGTCCATGTCGTCTAACCAAATACTCGACATTCCTCAATCCACCCCAGCTACAGGCCCTCCATCAAATGCGTTACCACAGCAGGCAGCAAATTGTAATGGCCAGACGAATAATCGATTCTCGAATCAGCATTTGCAACCAAAACTTCCTCAACTACAGCAACCACCTTCATCTACTGTACTTTCTGATATGTCTAGGCCAATGGGACTTCCTCCGACCCAAACAAACAATCAGCTCTCTGCAGCTACTAGTAGTTTAGTGACAGGAGCAGCAGGGGCTGGCCAATCTGGAATCACCGACGACATACCATCTTGCTCCACGTCACCTTCCACGAACAATTGTCCAAGTTTGGTTCAACCGGTAGCCAATGGAAGGGTTCATCGTACCACgggattggttgaggatgtTGCTCAATCAGCTGCAACAATATTCAGTTCAAATACATTGGATACCATGTCACCAAATGCCAACTTAATTCATAAAGATTTGCCACAGAAGACTGCTGTTAAACCTTCACTGAATATTTCCAAGAATCAAAGCAATGGAATGTTTGCACAACAAACTTTCTTGAGTGGTGTCGTTGCTCAGACGGATTTCTTGGACACGTCATCCTCCACAACCTCGGCTTGCCTTTCTCAGAATGATGCTCAGTTACAGCAGAATAACATGATGTCTTTCAACTCACAGCCAATGTTATTTAAAGATAGTACTCATGATTTGGAAGTACCAACAGATCTTCATAACATTCCGTACGGGAATCATGTCGATGGACAAATGGTAGCGCAATTAAATTCCGATCCTTTGTTAGACAAAGGCATTGGAGGTTTGGGGAAAGATTTCTCCAATAATTTTTCTTCTGGGGCCATGCTCACCACCTACGATGCGCAGAAAGATCCTCAACAGGAAATTTCTTCCTCTATAGTTTCCCAATCATTTGGTATTCCAGACATGACATTTAATTCCATGGATTCAACGATAAACGATAATGCCTTCTTGAATAGAAACCAGTGGGCCCCTCCACCTCCGTTCCAGCGTATGCGAACTTACACGAAG GTTTACAAACGTGGAGCTGTTGGGAGATCTATTGATATCACCCGTTACTCGGGTTATGATGAGCTTAAACAAGATCTTGCCCGTAGGTTCGGTATCGAGGGACAATTAGAGGACAGGCAAAAAATAGGCTGGAAACTTGTTTATGTGGATCATGAAAATGACGTTTTGCTCGTAGGCGATGATCCTTGGGA GGACTTTGTGAACTGTGTACGGAGCATCAAGATCCTCTCCCCACAGGAAGTCCAACAAATGAGCTTGGATGGAGATTTTGGCAACGGGGTCCTACCGAACCAAGCCTGCAGTAGCTCAGATGGTGGAAATGCTTAA